From a single Calothrix sp. NIES-2098 genomic region:
- a CDS encoding D-xylulose 5-phosphate/D-fructose 6-phosphate phosphoketolase, producing MTAITPKASSALPNFCEGIQYFGQALPDFETHGATPAIEAGKVAIADPTDAAAVYQTLLAADALRYLTLQITGSKASGHPGGFASQAEAYAALVMLGYKNIITEVGHHAPGFYSAMFLDRSLEDMGIFTVQQLRDRFREKHGLLGHLSGYIPGILAPAGPLGQGQHFAMSAALLHKDKLFPFTVGDGGLGEPYIMSSMAHFHTAYPSTTNFLPVLVWNGYSQEHHSMVSLKTNEQMTAYWHGNGFAEVVLVDAKEFDDRDQAGDYVDSTAFSFEQRLAFTKAVLLGVDKAARSALSGKLTVFIIKQLKGAGVHARGAKSHNLYPKDTLDAPHIVSALKERALPAEAWELVRTNAERAGGGPAAKTAVTEFELPLPDLGELPLEEYAVGGEPKVSTTAMGRLVGIVGKKDPNFLVTNADGNEASGIANINQALKIIHPTTDDLYNQAPNGQVYEPLSEDACAGLAAGLSLMGARTLWCSYESFAINGLPIWQTVTQAMAELRRQTPSTITLFTAGALEQGRNGWTHQRPEIEAYFASLMRNGNVFPLFPPDANSIQACYDWALKTKNKGIVITASKSPLPIRTTLEQTRQGLRDGGVVLHEVPGDKQVVFAVIGDMTLMPVFEAAVFLENEGIGAKIVSVINPRRLYRPDDTAWETCSEPDGGFLNDAKFAELFDGDALIAVTGGAAAMLEPIMLRSNSKRDTFAWKRGETTASAGELMAFNGLTAEALTKRAIELVH from the coding sequence ATGACAGCAATCACCCCCAAGGCATCTTCAGCGCTTCCCAATTTTTGTGAAGGAATTCAATATTTTGGTCAAGCGCTACCTGATTTTGAAACTCATGGTGCAACCCCTGCGATAGAAGCGGGCAAAGTAGCGATCGCAGATCCTACCGATGCAGCAGCCGTATATCAAACTTTACTTGCTGCCGATGCGCTACGTTACCTGACGCTACAAATCACAGGTAGTAAAGCTTCTGGACACCCTGGTGGATTTGCTAGCCAAGCAGAAGCTTATGCGGCTCTGGTCATGTTAGGGTACAAAAACATTATTACGGAAGTCGGTCATCACGCCCCGGGATTTTATAGTGCCATGTTCCTCGATCGCTCTTTAGAGGATATGGGCATTTTTACAGTCCAACAATTGCGCGATCGCTTCCGCGAAAAGCATGGACTCTTAGGCCATCTCTCCGGTTACATACCCGGTATTCTCGCACCTGCTGGCCCATTGGGACAAGGACAGCACTTTGCCATGTCAGCCGCACTACTGCACAAAGATAAGCTTTTCCCCTTCACCGTTGGCGATGGTGGGCTAGGTGAACCATATATCATGAGTTCAATGGCTCACTTTCACACAGCTTATCCCAGTACCACCAACTTCTTACCTGTGCTGGTGTGGAATGGTTACAGCCAAGAACATCACAGTATGGTTTCCCTAAAAACCAACGAACAGATGACAGCATACTGGCATGGTAACGGTTTTGCGGAAGTTGTGTTAGTGGATGCCAAAGAATTTGACGATCGAGACCAAGCTGGCGATTATGTAGATAGTACCGCCTTTTCCTTCGAGCAGCGTCTAGCCTTCACCAAAGCCGTACTTTTGGGTGTAGATAAAGCAGCGCGTTCTGCTTTAAGTGGAAAACTTACCGTCTTCATCATTAAACAACTCAAAGGTGCCGGAGTTCACGCCAGAGGTGCAAAATCTCACAACCTTTATCCTAAAGATACGCTGGATGCTCCCCATATTGTCAGCGCTTTAAAAGAACGTGCTTTACCTGCTGAAGCTTGGGAATTAGTGCGGACAAACGCCGAACGCGCTGGTGGTGGCCCCGCTGCTAAAACAGCGGTGACAGAATTTGAATTACCATTACCAGACTTAGGTGAATTACCTTTAGAAGAATATGCAGTAGGTGGTGAACCCAAAGTTTCCACAACAGCAATGGGAAGATTAGTCGGAATTGTCGGGAAAAAAGATCCGAATTTCCTAGTTACGAACGCCGACGGTAACGAAGCATCTGGAATTGCCAATATTAACCAAGCACTGAAGATTATTCACCCCACAACCGATGATTTATATAACCAAGCACCAAACGGACAAGTTTATGAACCATTAAGTGAAGATGCTTGTGCTGGTTTAGCTGCTGGTTTGTCATTAATGGGTGCAAGAACTTTGTGGTGTTCCTACGAATCTTTTGCCATCAACGGATTACCAATTTGGCAAACCGTAACTCAAGCAATGGCAGAATTGCGCCGTCAAACTCCCTCAACAATTACATTATTTACTGCTGGTGCATTAGAGCAAGGACGTAACGGTTGGACACACCAACGTCCAGAAATTGAAGCTTACTTTGCTTCCTTGATGCGCAATGGTAATGTGTTCCCATTATTCCCCCCCGATGCTAATAGCATTCAAGCTTGTTATGACTGGGCATTGAAAACAAAAAATAAAGGAATCGTGATTACTGCAAGTAAATCACCCTTACCAATTCGCACCACATTAGAACAAACTCGCCAAGGTTTACGCGATGGTGGAGTAGTATTGCATGAAGTTCCTGGCGATAAACAAGTTGTATTTGCTGTCATCGGTGATATGACATTAATGCCAGTATTTGAAGCAGCAGTCTTTTTAGAAAATGAAGGTATTGGTGCCAAGATAGTTTCTGTTATTAATCCCCGCCGTTTGTATCGTCCTGATGATACAGCTTGGGAAACTTGTTCCGAACCCGATGGTGGTTTTCTAAATGATGCAAAATTTGCGGAATTATTTGATGGTGATGCGTTAATTGCTGTTACTGGTGGTGCAGCAGCGATGCTAGAACCAATTATGTTGCGGAGTAATTCTAAGCGCGATACTTTTGCATGGAAGCGTGGGGAAACTACAGCCAGTGCTGGTGAGTTGATGGCGTTTAATGGGTTAACTGCGGAGGCGTTGACGAAAAGAGCGATTGAATTAGTGCATTAA